CACCGCCGTCAGCGCGGGCCGTGCCGGCTTCTTCTTCCCGGCGGCCTTAGCCGCCTTCACGCGGGCGAGCGCGGCCTGCGCGAGCTGCTCCAGCTCCGCCGCCCTCGCCTCCTGCTCCGCCGCCCGCACCGTGTCTGCTTCGACCCGTGCCTGTTCACGCACCTCGACAGGCTGGGCGGGGTCCGCGGCGAGCTGGTCGAGCTCCGCCAGCGACAGTTCGGCATTCACGCGCAGGTGCGAGGGATAGACGCTCCCGCCTGCCTTGATCCGCTCGACCTCCGCCGCCGCGCGCGCCCGTACCGGTTCCGGCTGCGACTCGTCCGCGGCCAGGTCCTGCAACCGGCCGATGCGCTCCAACGTCGTATAGGAGGCACGGCCAGTCACCATCCGCGCAGCCTGAGCGCGAGCCTTGCCCTGCTCGAACTGCGGTGGTGCCAAATTGGCACCACCGTCTTCTGCGTCGTCCGCGGTCGTCTGGAACCGTGTGGCCTCCTGGCGGCGGGCGGCGTCTTCGGCGAGCAGGGTCTTGAGTTCGCGGTAGAGGGCGGCGGCTTCGAGCTGGGTGAGCGGCTTGTGCAGGACGTTCTCGTCTTGTTCGGCGAGGAGTTCCCCGAGCCGGTCGGAGATCCCGGACCTGACCCAGACGTTGACGGTCTTGATACCGAGCAGTTTCAACGCCGCCAGGCGCCGCGCCCCGCAGATCAGGTGGCCGTCGAGGGTGATCGTGATGGGCTGGAGCAGCCCGTTGCGGCGGATCGACTCCACCAAGGGCGCGAGGTCGCCGTGGTCGTGCCGGTGCCGGCGGCCGACGATGATGGAGTCGACCGCGCGCTCCAGTTCGATGTGTCCCGCCGGCACCGTGCTCATGACTCCTCGCCCCCTGTCAGGAGTGGGGCGGCGAGCCCGGCCGCGATCACGAGGTCGTCGTCGGTGAGGAGGGCGCGCAGGGGCTGGCCGATCAGGAGCCGCACGAGCATCCCGCGCCCGGCGTTGGTGTGTGCGAGGGTCGGGTCGGGGGTGCCGAGCACGATCCGCAGCAGCGCCGTCCACGACGCACCCGGAAGGTCCAGGAGTGCTCGGGCCTGCCGGTCGCGGCGCAGCACCTCGAACGCCGACGCCCGCGACACCGACTCCGCGAGCCGCGTGGTGATGTATTCGACCGCGGCCCGGGCTGTCGAGGGTTCCCAGCCGACCCAGGTCAGGAATGCGATCGTCTCCTCGATCGCGGCGGTGACGTTCATCGCCCGTTCCCGCACCGGACGCTCGTCATCCTGATCATCGTCGGGGTCGGTGAACGGGTCGAAGCAGAACGCCGGGTGGTAGTCGGGAAGCGGATTCTCCCGGTCACTGAACCGCTCCGCATCGTGGAACACCGAGTACTTCGGGCGACGGGCCTGGTGCACGGAGCACAGCAGCCCGTTGCCGCGCTCCTCGGCGGTGCAGGTCACCTGCACCGCCCGCGTCACTACCGCCCACGGGTCCTCAGCCCGGCGCGTCGCCGCGCCCCGCATCGCCTCGAACGCGGCCGATGCAGCCTCCCACGGGTCGAGGCCGTGCTTGCGGGCGAGGGCGGCGTACTTGTTCGCGGCGTGCTCCATCAGCGCCGCCGCCTCCGGGTCACGCTGCCACGCCCCGCGCCCGGCCTCGTGGAGCCGGTTCAGCAGGGCGCGCAGCGCCTCGGAGTCCTCGAAACGTTCCCGCCGGTCGCGGGCTGTTGCAGTCTGCATCAGGGCACCTCCTGACAGGCAGGTGCGCACATGCTCCCCAGCAGGCATGCTCACGGATCGGCCGGCGGCGTGCATGGCGGCTACCCGAGCCCGATCCCGGAGCGCGACACCCACGAGAACCGCTCCCCGCCACCGCGGCCGAACGCGGTCACCGGAGGCAACTTCCGCGCACGCTCGCTCACGAACCGCGCACCCGACCGCGCCCCGGTCCTCGCCGCCCGGTACGCCTGGCCCGGCACCCTGCGGGCGCGACGCGCGAGCTCGGCCTGGAAGTCAATGCCCCGACCCGCCATCCGCGCCGAGCGCGACGCCATGAGGTCAGTCGGCCGCACCCACTCCGCCCCCGGCAGCTCCTTCTTCGCCGCGTCCTTCGCCGTCGAGTCCTTGGTCAGTGACGGGTCGCGGTGCCGGGCCAGCGCGGACGTCTCGCCCTCGTGCGGCGTCTCATCGACGTGGCCACCCTCGCGCTCGTCCCGCTCGCGCACGGCCGTCACGGTGGGCTCGATGTTCGTGTTCCGGTCGTCGTTCATGGCTTCTCCTCATCGCTGTCAGCGGTCGCAGTCAGTTCGGGCCGCGCGAACCAGCGGCCCACAGTGGAGGGGTGCACACCCAGATGCCGGGCGATCGCCTTGTTCGACCAGCCCTCCGCATCCCGCAACCGCACCGCCACCTCCCGCATCGGCGTCCGCTCCGGCGCCGGAGTGAGGATGACCGCCTGTGACTCGGGCAGACCGCCCGCCGGGGTCGTCTCCTCGTCAGCGAGGGGCGGCGGGACGGGCTCGGAAGCCGGGCGGGTGAGGATGACGGTGAGGTGCGTGATCGCCAGCAGCACCAGCGGCGGCACCGCCGCCACCGACGCCGCCAGCACGCCCGGCACATCGGCGTCAGCGGCGACGACGGCATGGATCGCATTCGCCGTCACCGACACCAGCGCGCCCGCAGCGAGCAGCACCCACGGATACCAAGCCGACCGTTGCCGGGCGAGCGCGACGACAGCGACGGTTGCGACGACGATGATCCCGTCCACGATCAGCGGCCACGCCCACGTCTGCCCCGCCTCGATCCCGGAACGCCGGGCAAGGTCCGCCAGAGCGGTGAAGGAGAGCCAGAACGCACCTGCGGCGATGAACACCGTCCCGGCGACCGCCGTCGCCACCGCGACCCGGCCACCCCGCGACCGCACAGGTGCCTGCGCCTGCGGGTTCATGAGAGCACCTGCCCTGCAAGACGCGGCACGCGCCGCAGGTCATCGTCCCGTACCGCGCTGGATGGTGCGGGTTGGACGTGGGTGGCGCGGTAGGCGGAGCGGATCGTCGTGACGACCTCCCGCGGCGGCAACCCGACCCGCTCACCCGCCGGGGCGAGCGCATCGACCATCTCCGGCAGCGACAGACCCGCCTCGGCCAGGCGGCAGGAGGCCCAGAACAGGCCACGGTTGCGTTCGCCCTCCGCGCGCATGCCCACCCAGTCGGCCAGCCGCTTCGCGTCCTCCGAACGAACAGGGCCCCGCGCCCGATGCACGACGGGCTCGGGACGCGGATCGAGGAAATCCCGCAGCGCCGCCGCATCCACCGGGCGCGGCTCCCGGTCACTACTCCCCGTGAGCGAGTACCCAGCCCGGCCGTGGTCGGTCGTGACGGCGGAGGGCGGGACGATGACGTACCCGCCGGTGCCGCGGAAGTCGACACGTGCCGCGGCCGCCTGCCATGACGGCTGCGGCCGGCCGGGGTCGGCCGGGTAGTAGAAGTGCGCGCCACCGGACGGCGTGCGCACCACCGCCACCCACCCCTCCACGAGCCCCGCCCGGCGGGCACGACCGAAGGCATCGAACCCGTTCCCGTCCGGCTTGCGGTCCACGTCCACGACATCGACCCCGGATGGGGCGCCGGTGGGGACGCCGATGTTCGCGGCCGGCCACCGGCGCCACCACGCCTCCACCTGCGCCAGATCAACGCTCGCCTCATGGAAGCCATGCCGGGTCAGCGGACGCTTCTCACTAGGCACGCACGGAAACACCGGCACACCCGCCGCCGCGAGCCGCGCGGAGGCTTGCGGAAGCGGGAGCCCGCTGAGGGAAGCGAGAACGCTGGCGACGCTCATCACAGCCCCCTCACCACGGCCTCCGCCGCACGCGAGGAAGGCGCTGGCTCGACCAGTGCCGGAACTGCCCGCTCCGCCCCGGCCCCTCGCGACGGCGCCGCGGACTCACGGGTCAGACCGGGCGGATCTCCGGTGCCGACCTGGACGGTGTCGAGGGCATCGAGGATCGCCCCGGCGGTCTTGCGGACGCGTTCACCGGTGGCCTGCACGACCTCGCCCGGCTCCTTGTCTTTCACCGTGCCCGCCCACCCGGAGACATACGGGATCGTGTAGGCGGTGGTATCCATGCTGTGCGCGGCACCGATCATCAACGCCACCGACTCGGCCTCGACCTCACCGATCCCGCGATGCCCCGTCGCATCCGGGTTGTCCGGACCGTGCAGCTTCACATGCGCCAGCTCGTGCGCCAGGGTCTTCACCTGCGCGGCCTCATCCATGTTCATCCGCACCGCCACCGTGCGGTTCGCGTAGTCCGTGACGCCGTTCGCGCCACGAATCTCCCGCTCATCCGCGACGCGCACCACCGTGAACCCTTCGGCCTCCACCAAGGAGGCAAGCCCAGCCCACAGCCCGTCGGGCGCCTCGCCTTCCAGGAGCGTCGGGGCAGGGCGCTCGGGCACGGGATCACCGCTGGTCTGCGACACATCCCACACGTAGGCGGGCCTCGCGCCGACCATCCGGGAACGCACCACCTCGCCGGGCTTCGGCTTCTCGAACCGCCCCAGCCGCCGCCACGACTCAGAATCAGCCGGATTGCTCGACGCGAACCGGGCCGTCACCGGCGCGAAGATCACATACCCCGCCTGACCCCGCTCCACCTGACGCCCCAGCGTCTGCCACTGCTTGTAACCGGCGACATACGACGGCTCCGGGGAAGCGACCCGGCCCTGCTCGTAGGCATCGAGATGCTGAGCGAAGATCAGCAGCGTGTTGCGGAACGACCGCGCCCGGAACCGGGCAGCGAACTCCAGCGCACGCTTCCAGTCCTCACCCGACACAAGCAGGTCGACGGCCGCGGTCAACCGCTCATGGAGTTCTTCGAGCTTCGCATCCCGCGCAGCCCGCTCCTCCTCGTTCATTGCCACCACAGACCTCCTCCCGGCAACGGGTCACCAGCCGGACAAGACGACCCGTCGTGAACATCAGGTGCGCCAGGGAACGCAGAAGGACCAGGCGGACGACGGCCAGGCAGCGCGACCGCCAGAATCCACACTGAAACCGACGTGTCTGTCCCGTCCTAACGCTGCTCGGCGGACACGCGGGAGACCCCGGGAGGGAGGAGGGTTCGCGTCACGCAGAACGCGGTCGTTCTGGCGAGTTTCTTGAGACGTGCGGTCAGCCGACTGCCGAGTTCAACGACGCGGCGCTGCTCTCGACGTGCATGGACAGGGCAGTCCGGTACTGCGACGGGGTAACGCCGAATCGTTGACGGAACCATCGCGAGGCTACCCGTGGATCACTCCAACCCACCGCTTGAGACGCGCAAGCGAGCGACATGTCGGTCTCTTCGATAAGCCGAGTGAACTCAGTGACGCGAACCTCCGTGAGAAATCGCATCGGCGGTGCGCCCGCGTACCGGGCGAACAAACGAGTCAGATGTGTGCGAGACAGTGCGACCTCCCGCGCCAGCGACGACACCGTCCACGGCTCGGCGAGCCTGGCGCGCAGCACGTGAACTGCTTTCCCGATATGCCCGACCAGCACTGGGTCGGTCAGGCGACCATCCACAGGGTGCCACGCATCCACGAGACCTTCTGATCGGGCGTCCGGGGCGAGGAAGACAGGCACGACCTCGGCAACCCACCGCGCGACGAACTCGATCGTGCGGGCGGTCACCAACTCCAACGGCTGACGATTCGTGTCGAGCAAGCTGAGCTGCCGCCAGATCGGCTCCAGTGCGTGTAAGCGCTCTTTCCCAACATGCAGCACGAGCGGCGCGCCATCCCAATCATCAGGATGAAGACCAGGAACGAGGCGCTGCTTGATCGGCAGAAAGCATTCCATCTGCCTTCGCCACAGTTCATCGTCGGCGTACACCGTCCAGGCCCGCACCTCAGGCTTCGGGACCAACTGACACCACCTGCCAGCCCCGACCGCGACCGCAGAACCCGTCGGCAAGATCACGTTCCGTTCCCTCGTCCGGATCTCGCAGACGCCATCGACGACATTGACGATCTTCGCGAACGGGAATACCGCACGCGCTGTCGGCAACCGCCGCACCATCTCAACGGCGGCTATCCGCATCGGCAAGCCGCTGTGCAGGGCTGCGCTTTCCAGCGGAGCGGCCTGCGTCGAACACACTTGCGCTGAGTACGGCGCCATGGCGCTTCGGACAGGATCGTGAGATTCCGCCGTGATCTTCTCCTCTCTGAGTTGAGCCGTGTCCACCTCTTGTGCTTCTCGGGCGCGGCGCAATCGCGGGTTCTTCATGCAGGAGGCGCAGGGGAACCTCGCGGGAGTGTCGCCTGCGCTCCGAAGCCGTTCTACGGGGCGGCGAGCACGAGAGAGGCCCGACACGAGATGTGACGCTACGTAACGTCGTAGTGAGCGACGCGTGAACGTCCACACGCCGACGCAAGATCACCCGACAGGAGCAGGTCAAACCTCCCGTGTTCTGGGTGCTGTAGGCGGTGATGCGGTTCATCGGATGATGGCGAGAGCCACAGTTCGTCACATCGATGTCAACCAGAATCCTAAACATGTTAGGGTAAATCCTAATAAGGGAAGGTGATGAAGTGAATCGTGCGCGGCTCACGACGGAGCGTCTCGTAGAGGATGCGTGTCGTCTCGCGGATGAACAGGGGGTGGAACGGGTCACGATGTCTGCTCTTGCTCGGCGTGCCGGGGTGCAGGCAGCGAGCCTGTACACGCACGTTCGCAGTTTGCGGGATCTGCGGACTCGCATGGCGCTTCGGGCGCTTTCTGAGCTTTCCGATCGCTTGTCCGCGGCGCTGTCAGGTCGGTCGGGGCGTGACGCGTTGACGGCGTTGGCGGCTACGTACCGGTCGTACGCGGCAGATCATCCTGGGCGGTATGAGGCTGCGCGCCTGCGGTTGGATTCGCCCACTGCGCACTCGAGTGATGGCCCGCGGCATGTGCAGCTGACTGGGGCGGTGTTGAGGGGATACGAGGTTCCGGAGGAAGAGCAGGTGCATGCCGTCCGGTTCATCGGTGCAACCATCCACGGCTACATCGAACTGCAGCGTTCGGGTGGGTTCGCACACTCACAGCCCGACCCTGAGGTCAGCTGGCAACGCTGTATCGATGCGCTACATCAACTGCTCAGTCATTGGCCAACGCATCGAGATGAACGTGAAGGAGGATCTAGTGGAGATCACAGCTGAACTTGTTCGTGGTGCTGTCGAGATCGAGCGCACCGAAACTGGCGTTCGACCGCATCGCCTACCTGCGTGGGCTCGGCGTCAAGCAGATGCGCAGCTCGAGCTAGCCGAAGCGCAGCCCGCGGGAGTTCGAGTCGCTTTTCGATCTGCCGCAACACGCGTGACTCTTGTGGCTCGCGCTGAGCGGTTCGGTTACGTCGGCGTTCCGCTGCGTGCGCCGGGCGTGTTCGATGTACTCGTCGACGGGGAACTCGTCGCCTCGGCCTCGCTTTCGAGCGCGGTTCAGATCCTTCGTGACCTCACCACTGGCGAGATCACCCGCTCAGAGGCCGAGCCGGAAGAGCTGACCTTTGAGCTCGGCGTGTCCGGTGGCGTGGAACGTCTGGTCGAGATATGGCTGCCGTATTCGGAGTCAGTCGAACTGATCTCCATTGACGCAGACGAGCCGCTCGCTCCGGCGCACCGGCCAGCTCCAACATGGGTTCATTACGGGTCCTCGATCAGCCAGGGATCTAACGCAGCCAGCGCGGCCACCATCTGGACGGCGGTTGCCGCGCGTCTCGGAGGCGTAGAACTCACGAACCTGGGCTTCGGTGGCAGTGCCCTACTGGACCCGTTCGTCGCACGAACGATACGGGATCTGCCCGCCGACTTGATCTCCGTGAAAGTGGGGATCAACATCGTCAACGCGGATCTCATGCGCCGTCGCGCTTTCGCCCCGGCACTCCATGGCTTCCTCGACGTGATCCGGGACGGTCACCCCGACACGCCTTTGCTGCTGGTCACCCCGCTGTGGAGCCCGATCTTCGAACACACACCCGGGCCCGGAGCGTTCGACCCTGACGCGCTCTCCCGGGGAGAGACGAGATTCGTCGCTGCCGGCGACCCAGCGGAGGTCCGAAGTGGAAAGCTTGATCTCGCCACGATCCGCGCTGACATCGACCGGGTAGTTCACGACCGTTCCGCGTCCGACCCGAACCTTTTCCAACTCGACGGAATGGCCCTCTACGGGGCGAGCGATGCACAGTCACATCCACTCCCAGACGACCTCCACCCTGATGCGGCCACCCACCGGCTTCTCGGGGAGAGGTTCGCCGAGGAGGTTTTCGGCGTTGAGGGGGCGATCCCCACCACAAAGTGACAGTGACTGCGTTGATCTGATCGTTGCGTTGAGCGAGCCAGATCCCCAGCCTTCGTAGAGGATTCGGCGAGCTGACTGGTGCGTCGCGGCCGTCTGATGCCTCTCGTTCGGCGCGCGCCCGTCGTGACCATGCCGTCGACCGGCTGATCCCGCCCCCGGCGCAGGCCGAGCTACACGTCCTCGTCGAGGATGTGCCGATCGAGTTGCTGGGGGGAGGCGGAGCGGGCGGCGAGGAGTCCGCCGATGCCGGGGATGAGGGAGAGCACCCAGACGATGTGTCGGTCACCGCGGACGAGGATCGCGGTGATGACGGTGGCCATGTACGCCAGGCCGTGCAGCGGCCCGAGAATCTGCGAGATCGCGGGTGCATGCACGGTGAGCATGTTGGCGAGCATGAGGATGAGGGTGACCAGTTCGGCCGTCCCCGCGATCTGGAGCATGCGGCGGGGACTCATAGCCCGACGCCCGTGGTCGATCCCGGCCGGTAGATCATGAGGACGACGACGATGGCCCACACCACGTTGAAGATCCCGGTGACCATGCTTAGGCTCCCCGGGATCCGGTCGAGCGAGGGCTGGGCCGGATCGGCTGCGTCGGGGTCGAGAGCGCGGACGAGGTGTGACTGTCTGGGCAGGATGAAGGCGATGAGCAGGACCGCGGCGATCGCGGTGAGGATCATCGACGCGATCAGCCACGCGTCGCCGAGGACGCCGATGCTCGCCGCTGTGGCCAGCCCGAACACGGGCACCAGGACGGCGATCACGCTGTAGACGCGGGTGACGCGGTGCAGGATGCGTGCCACCGCGGCCTTTCGGGGATCGTCCGGGGATGCCAGCGCGAGCCGGGCGAACCGGGGGAACATGCTCGCGGCGATCGCGACGGGCCCGATGGTGAGGATTGCGGCGAGGACGTGGACAGACAGCAGGAAGGCGTTCATCGGGTGACCCGCTCTCCGGTGACGTGGGTTTGCGGCAACCGTCCGGCTCGGGATACCCCGGTGAGGCTGTCGCCGGTGATGGTGACGTCGTATTCGAGGTTGAGCCGGAGGGGCTTGGTGATCTGCTGTCTCCACGTGGCGTGCTGGCCATCCGGGGTGTCTTCGGTCACAAGGTCGGTCAGGGGGACTGCTTCGCCCGCGCCGTGCGCCGTCCCGGTGACCGAACCGTCATGTTCTTCGAAGTGGTAGTTGGCTTCGATGGTCCCGATGGGAGTTTTCATCCTCAGTCGCCAGTCACCGCAGATGGGGTTCATTCGCTTTGGTGTTCCTTTCGTTCTCAGGTCCGGATGCTCACGGCGTGGGGGGCTTTGGGCACCGTGGTAGGGGCCTTGCCGGCGGCGCGCCAGACGGTGCCGCGTCGCTCGTACTCGAAGAGTTCCTCGACAGCGTGGGCGATCCGGGGTCCGAAGTGCCGTTCTAAGAGGTAGAGGGCCAGGTCGAGCCCGGAGGTGACGCCGCCGGCGGTGACGAGGTCGCCGTCGTCGACGACGCGGGCGTTGACCGCTGTCGCGCCGGTCGCCTCCAGCAGTGGCATTCCGAGGGTGTGGGTGACGACGTTGCGGCCCTCGCAGAGTCCGCCCATCGCCAGCGCGAGCGAGCCGCCGCACACTGCCGTGACCAGGACGTCGGGGTCGCGCATCGCGTTGGCGATGAGCGGGATCGCCCCGGTCGCCGCGAACCGTGCCAAAAGGACCGGGATCGTCTCGGCGCCCTCGTCGGGGTCGCCGTCAACCGGCCCGGATGCACCGGGCACGAGCACGATCCCCGGCCGGTGGGGATCGAGCGCCGCCGTCGCGCGGAGCCTGAGGCCCTGCGAGCCGGAGACGACATCGCGCGCCCCTTCGGCGCTGACCAGAGTGATGTCGAGTGCGTTGTCGAGGAAGTACTCGCTGCCTGCGACGAACACCTCGAACGGCGCGATCACATCGAGCGGATCAAACCCGTCGAACAGCACGATCTGCACGGACATCGACACGGGAACTCCCTTGCGTTGGCGGAAACGGCGGCGACGCTATCGAGTCTCCGGCCTGTTCCGATCGGGCACAATCGGCCCGATGGCCAATGATCGCCGGAATCTGGCCACGCGTTCTGAACGTCAATCTCGCGCTTGAATATCTGTAGGATGCACGGTATGTACACCGTCGTCGCGCTCGCTCTTCCTGATGTGATCGCGTTCGATCTGGCCACCGCAGTGGAGACGTTTGGTCGTGTGACGCTCCCGGACGGGCGCCTGGCGTATCGGGTGATCGTCGCCGGGACGGCGCCCACGGTCGACGCGGGCCCCCTCCAGATCGCCACGAGCGTGGGTCTCGAAGCGCTGGAGCGAGCGGACACGATCATGGTTCCAGGGCGCAACGACGCGGCCGCGCCGCTCCCGGACGGCGTCGCGGACGCGCTCCGTGCGGCAGCGGCGGCGGGGACGCGCATCGCTTCGATCTGCGTGGGGGCGTTCGTGCTCGCAGACGCAGGGCTCCTCGATGGGCAGCGCGCGACGACCCACTGGCTCGCCACCGATCTGCTCGCACGACGGTTCCCGCGGGTGATCGTGGAGCCGGATGTGCTCTACACCGACAATGGGCAGGTGCTCACTTCGGCGGGTGCGGCCGCAGGGCTGGACCTGTGCCTGCACATGATCCGTCGGGACTTCGGTGCAGCGGTCGCCGCCCACGCGTCACGGTTGGCGGTCGCGCCGCTGCACCGCACAGGAGGGCAGGCGCAGTTCATCGTCCGGAATCCGCCCACCTACCGCACCGCCACGCTGGAGGACGTGCTCGTGTGGATCGAGGAGAACGCCCACCGTCCGCTCACGCTCGCCGACATCGCAACAGCAGCCCACACGAGCATCCGTACTCTGACCCGACGTTTTCACCAGGAGACCGGGCAGGCTCCCATGGAATGGGTCACCGGTGTGCGCATCCGGCACGCGCAGGAGCTGCTGGAGACCACCGACCACAGCATCGAGCGCATCGCCCGACAGATCGGCTTCAGCAGCCCCAGCGCCTTCCGCGACCAGTTCCGCCGCGCCACCCGAGTCTCTCCCAGCGAGTACCGCGCAACATTCTCCGGCCGTCCGCCATACGACAACGACGAGGCGACCCGGTGAACACCGCGGGTGAGCAGGTCCGCGCGCGGTGTCGTTAGCGCGAAGCCAACACCGCCGCTGACGTCAGCGCCTCCGGAGGTGATCCGTGGGGTGTGCTGATCTGGGCCCAGAGGTCGTCGAGGGACAGGCCGAGCACGATGGCGACCGCGGCAACGGTGGGAAACGCTGGTGTGGCGACCCTGCCGGTCTCGATCTTGCGCAACGTCTCGGGGGAGATCCCCGCCTCGATCGCGACGTCAAGGATCGAACGTGGACCGCGCGCGACACGGAGTAGTTCTCCGAGCCGCTGCCCGCGTTTGACGTCCTCGCGAGTGAGCGGCAATCTGACCATGCCACCAATACTAATCACGGTATAGTCGTACCGGTATAAGTATTGGAGATTTGGCGGGAAGGTGCCGGATGATCGAGATCCTCACTCCGAGCGAGCTGGACCGGGCGCGAGTCACCGGCCGCATCGTCGGCGACGTTCTCCAGCGCCTCAAGGCCCGCTGCCGGGTCGGGACGAACCTGCTCCAGGTTGACCAGTGGGCGCGGGAGATGATCGATGCTGCCGGTGCGACCTCATGCTACGTCGACTATGCGCCCTCGTTCGGGCGCGGTCCCTTTGGGCACTACATCTGCACCGCCGTCAACGACGCCGTGCTGCACGGCATGCCACGCGACTACCGCCTCGCGGATGGGGACCTGCTCACCCTCGACCTCGCGGTCATCAAGGACGGGGTCGCGGCGGACGCCGCGATCAGCTTCATCGTCGGCGACACCCACAACCCGCAGGACGTCGCGATGATCGACGCCACCGAACGGGCGCTGATGGCCGCGATTCATGTTGCCGCGCCGGGGTTGCGGCTGGGGGACCTCTCGCACGCGATCGAGCAGGTGCTGTCGGGCGCCGGCTACCTGATCAATACCGAGTTCGGTGGTCACGGCATCGGCTCGACGATGCACCAGGACCCGCACGTGTCCAACAAGGGACGACCCGGGCGAGGATACCGGCTGCGGCCCGGGCTGCTGCTGGCCCTGGAACCGTGGGTGATGGCCGACACCGACCGGCTCATCACCGACCCGGACGACGGGTGGACGCTGCGCAGCGCCACCGGATGCCGCACCGCCCACACCGAGCACACCATCGCGATCACCGACCATGGCGCCGAGATCCTCACCCTCCCACAGCAATAGATGCCCCGATAGCGTCACCGGCCCCCGCCGCTGAGGACCGTATCCGGATGAGTTCCGCCAGCGCGCGCTGCGGATGCTGAGCGAGGCTCGCCCTGATCACAAGACCGATCACGCTGCGATCAAGCACGTCGCCGCCAAGCTCGGCGTCAACCCCGAGACGCTTCGACTGTGGAAGAAGCGCCTCGACGTCGACGAGGGCCGGCAGTCGGGGACCTCGAGTGAGGCGCAGGCGGAGATCAAGCGGTTGAAGAAGCAGATCGCCGAGTTGGAGAAGGCGAACGAGATCTTGCGGTCTGCGAGCGTGTTTTTCGCGACCGAGCTCGGCCGCCCCTCGTCGAGATGATCGCGTTCATCGACAAGATGCGTGATCGTTTCGGGGTCGAGCTCGTGTGCCGTGTGATGCGGCAGGCCGAGGTGGGGTTCCTCACCGCCCGCGGATACCGGGCCGCGAAAGCGCGTCCGGCGTCAGCCCGGCAGCTGAGAGACGAGCTGCTGATTCCGGAGATCACCCGGCTGCATGCGGAGAACTATGGCGTCTACGGGGTCCGGAAGATGCACGCGCTGCTGCGCCAGCAGGGCGGGATGATCGGTCGCGACCAGACCGGCGGGCGTGAGGAACGAATGGGTGACGACTGATCGTTAGTGCCGGGAGGCGCTGGCGGGGAGGATGTCATCATGCCCGGTCCCTATCCGAAAGAGTTCCGCGAGGACGTCGTCGCGGTCGCTCGTAGCCGCGAGAGCGGCGTCACTATCAAACAGATCGCC
This DNA window, taken from Leucobacter tenebrionis, encodes the following:
- a CDS encoding SGNH/GDSL hydrolase family protein, with the translated sequence MRYINCSVIGQRIEMNVKEDLVEITAELVRGAVEIERTETGVRPHRLPAWARRQADAQLELAEAQPAGVRVAFRSAATRVTLVARAERFGYVGVPLRAPGVFDVLVDGELVASASLSSAVQILRDLTTGEITRSEAEPEELTFELGVSGGVERLVEIWLPYSESVELISIDADEPLAPAHRPAPTWVHYGSSISQGSNAASAATIWTAVAARLGGVELTNLGFGGSALLDPFVARTIRDLPADLISVKVGINIVNADLMRRRAFAPALHGFLDVIRDGHPDTPLLLVTPLWSPIFEHTPGPGAFDPDALSRGETRFVAAGDPAEVRSGKLDLATIRADIDRVVHDRSASDPNLFQLDGMALYGASDAQSHPLPDDLHPDAATHRLLGERFAEEVFGVEGAIPTTK
- a CDS encoding DJ-1/PfpI family protein translates to MSVQIVLFDGFDPLDVIAPFEVFVAGSEYFLDNALDITLVSAEGARDVVSGSQGLRLRATAALDPHRPGIVLVPGASGPVDGDPDEGAETIPVLLARFAATGAIPLIANAMRDPDVLVTAVCGGSLALAMGGLCEGRNVVTHTLGMPLLEATGATAVNARVVDDGDLVTAGGVTSGLDLALYLLERHFGPRIAHAVEELFEYERRGTVWRAAGKAPTTVPKAPHAVSIRT
- a CDS encoding GlxA family transcriptional regulator, translating into MYTVVALALPDVIAFDLATAVETFGRVTLPDGRLAYRVIVAGTAPTVDAGPLQIATSVGLEALERADTIMVPGRNDAAAPLPDGVADALRAAAAAGTRIASICVGAFVLADAGLLDGQRATTHWLATDLLARRFPRVIVEPDVLYTDNGQVLTSAGAAAGLDLCLHMIRRDFGAAVAAHASRLAVAPLHRTGGQAQFIVRNPPTYRTATLEDVLVWIEENAHRPLTLADIATAAHTSIRTLTRRFHQETGQAPMEWVTGVRIRHAQELLETTDHSIERIARQIGFSSPSAFRDQFRRATRVSPSEYRATFSGRPPYDNDEATR
- a CDS encoding helix-turn-helix transcriptional regulator is translated as MVRLPLTREDVKRGQRLGELLRVARGPRSILDVAIEAGISPETLRKIETGRVATPAFPTVAAVAIVLGLSLDDLWAQISTPHGSPPEALTSAAVLASR
- the map gene encoding type I methionyl aminopeptidase — protein: MIEILTPSELDRARVTGRIVGDVLQRLKARCRVGTNLLQVDQWAREMIDAAGATSCYVDYAPSFGRGPFGHYICTAVNDAVLHGMPRDYRLADGDLLTLDLAVIKDGVAADAAISFIVGDTHNPQDVAMIDATERALMAAIHVAAPGLRLGDLSHAIEQVLSGAGYLINTEFGGHGIGSTMHQDPHVSNKGRPGRGYRLRPGLLLALEPWVMADTDRLITDPDDGWTLRSATGCRTAHTEHTIAITDHGAEILTLPQQ
- a CDS encoding IS3 family transposase, coding for MIAFIDKMRDRFGVELVCRVMRQAEVGFLTARGYRAAKARPASARQLRDELLIPEITRLHAENYGVYGVRKMHALLRQQGGMIGRDQTGGREERMGDD